AACCAAGCATTCAGCGGAATTCAAGGCGAAAGTTCCAGAGAGGCTATCGAAGGGCGTCTGACACTGTCCGAAATAGCCGGAACATACGGAGTGCATCCGAACATGATCTCGCGCTGGAAACAGGAAGCCCTGGAAGGAATGGTTGAAACATTTTCCAGTAAACGGGATAAGAAAACCAAGGATGACG
Above is a window of Brevinematales bacterium DNA encoding:
- a CDS encoding transposase, with product MKFCCGYCKIQKEKNNVTANQAFSGIQGESSREAIEGRLTLSEIAGTYGVHPNMISRWKQEALEGMVETFSSKRDKKTKDDEAEKEELYKEIGHLKVQVDWLKKKSGLIL